In Nostoc sp. CENA543, a single genomic region encodes these proteins:
- a CDS encoding antibiotic biosynthesis monooxygenase, with translation MILEAVMLYVKHGMEQDFEGAFQEASNIIASMNGYISHELHKCLEVKGKYLLLVRWTNLEAHTIGFRNSPEYQQWKQLLHHFYEPFPTVEHFEPIVIR, from the coding sequence ATGATTTTGGAAGCCGTAATGCTCTATGTTAAACATGGCATGGAGCAAGATTTTGAAGGTGCTTTCCAGGAAGCCTCAAACATTATTGCATCGATGAATGGTTACATCTCCCATGAACTGCATAAGTGTTTAGAAGTAAAAGGTAAGTATTTATTACTGGTAAGATGGACGAATTTAGAAGCGCATACCATCGGCTTTAGAAATTCTCCTGAATATCAGCAATGGAAACAACTCCTGCACCATTTTTATGAGCCATTTCCCACAGTAGAACACTTTGAACCGATTGTCATAAGGTAA